A genomic segment from Phragmites australis chromosome 6, lpPhrAust1.1, whole genome shotgun sequence encodes:
- the LOC133922371 gene encoding protein phosphatase 1 regulatory inhibitor subunit PPP1R7 homolog — MASGKGASDQAAGGEAEAAMETEEQEGPVLCLDLTSYQLHDLSEAEIPPTLEELDLTANRLSSVDPRIGRLSGLRKLSFRQNLLDDAAVAPLSSWETIAGLQELVLRDNKLTRIPDASIFKGLLVFDVSFNEISSLTGLSKVSSTLKELYVSKNEVAKMEELEHFHALEILELGSNRLRMMENLETLTNLQELWLGRNRIRTVNLCGLKLIKKISLQSNRLTSMEGFQECIALEELYLSHNGIQKMEGLSTLQNLRVLDVSCNKLTAIENIETLTRLEDLWLNDNQIPSLDGIEAALAGSREKLMTIYLERNPCAKTPNYTSTLKKIFPNIEQIDSDIIA; from the exons ATGGCCTCCGGCAAGGGAGCCAGCGATCAGGCGGCTGGCGGTGAGGCGGAGGCCGCGATGGAGACGGAGGAGCAGGAGGGGCCGGTGCTGTGCCTCGACCTGACGAGCTACCAGCTGCACGATCTGAGCGAGGCGGAGATCCCTCCCACGCTGGAGGAGCTCGACCTCACGGCCAACCGCCTCTCCTCCGTCGATCCCCGCATCGGCCGTCTCTCGGGCCTCCGCAAGCTCTCCTTCCGCCAGAACCTCCTGGACGACGCCGCCGTCGCGCCCCTCTCATCCTGGGAGACAATCGCTGGGTTACAG GAGTTGGTCCTTAGGGACAataaacttacaaggattcctgATGCCAGCATCTTCAAGGGTCTTCTGGTGTTTGATGTATCTTTCAATGAGATATCTTCCTTGACTGGGCTGTCCAAGGTTTCTAGTACATTGAAGGAACTTTATGTTTCAAAAAATGAAGTTGCAAAGATGGAAGAACTTGAACACTTCCATGCATTAGAAATTCTTGAACTTGGCAGCAACAGACTAAGG ATGATGGAAAATCTTGAAACCTTGACAAATCTACAAGAGCTATGGCTGGGAAGAAATCGAATACGGACAGTCAACTTGTGTGGTTTGaaactaattaaaaaaataagtttgcAAAGCAACAGGCTGACGTCAATGGAGGGTTTTCAG GAATGTATTGCATTAGAGGAACTGTACCTCAGCCACAACGGAATCCAAAAGATGGAAGGCCTCTCTACCTTGCAGAACCTCCGTGTTTTAGATGTTTCATGTAACAAGCTAACCGCTATAGAAAATATCGAAACACTAACCAG GTTGGAGGACCTGTGGTTGAATGACAACCAAATACCATCACTAGATGGGATAGAGGCTGCTTTGGCTGGTTCTCGGGAGAAGCTGATGACCATATATCTTGAGCGGAATCCTTGT gCAAAAACTCCAAATTACACATCCACACTGAAGAAAATATTTCCAAATATTGAGCAAATTGATTCAGACATCATAGCATGA
- the LOC133922372 gene encoding uncharacterized protein LOC133922372 isoform X1 — protein MASCLRSFARPATAAFLRSAASQSPAASLPRSLAPVPRASTVGRRMALARSLQPLHSAISAARLTSRLGAEVARAVSQGNAGEGRGGPSVGARRLAYNLPHPCRRRPRRTFG, from the exons ATGGCGTCGTGCCTCCGCTCCTTCGCCCGTCCCGCCACCGCGGCCTTCCTCCGCTCCGCAGCCAGCCAAAGCCCCGCTGCGTCCCTCCCCCGCTCCCTCGCTCCTGTCCCCAG GGCTTCGACCGTGGGGCGGCGGATGGCGCTGGCGCGGTCGCTGCAGCCGCTGCACAGCGCGATCTCGGCGGCGCGGCTGACGTCGCGGCTGGGAGCGGAGGTGGCGCGGGCCGTGTCGCAGG GTAATGCAGGCGAAGGCCGTGgtggaccttcggtcggagCCCGAAGGTTGGCCTACAACCTCCCCCATCCGTGTAGGCGAAGGCCACGACGAACCTTCGGTTGA
- the LOC133922372 gene encoding uncharacterized protein LOC133922372 isoform X3, with translation MASCLRSFARPATAAFLRSAASQSPAASLPRSLAPVPRASTVGRRMALARSLQPLHSAISAARLTSRLGAEVARAVSQETGLSIPR, from the exons ATGGCGTCGTGCCTCCGCTCCTTCGCCCGTCCCGCCACCGCGGCCTTCCTCCGCTCCGCAGCCAGCCAAAGCCCCGCTGCGTCCCTCCCCCGCTCCCTCGCTCCTGTCCCCAG GGCTTCGACCGTGGGGCGGCGGATGGCGCTGGCGCGGTCGCTGCAGCCGCTGCACAGCGCGATCTCGGCGGCGCGGCTGACGTCGCGGCTGGGAGCGGAGGTGGCGCGGGCCGTGTCGCAGG AGACGGGTCTCAGTATCCCTCGATGA
- the LOC133922372 gene encoding uncharacterized protein LOC133922372 isoform X2 has product MASCLRSFARPATAAFLRSAASQSPAASLPRSLAPVPRASTVGRRMALARSLQPLHSAISAARLTSRLGAEVARAVSQGTLCSSYPGV; this is encoded by the exons ATGGCGTCGTGCCTCCGCTCCTTCGCCCGTCCCGCCACCGCGGCCTTCCTCCGCTCCGCAGCCAGCCAAAGCCCCGCTGCGTCCCTCCCCCGCTCCCTCGCTCCTGTCCCCAG GGCTTCGACCGTGGGGCGGCGGATGGCGCTGGCGCGGTCGCTGCAGCCGCTGCACAGCGCGATCTCGGCGGCGCGGCTGACGTCGCGGCTGGGAGCGGAGGTGGCGCGGGCCGTGTCGCAGGGTACGCTCTGCAGCTCCTACCCGGGAGTCTGA
- the LOC133920641 gene encoding uncharacterized protein LOC133920641 — protein sequence MAPNGEAPVMGAVAPLFATIIGSFGNGDHKRQRTPSSQELRRYVAGHMEVELPNSDGGHNGGGGDDLRGATRSPEVEDAECECCGMSEECTPAYIDVVRRRFSGRWVCGLCAEAVAEEAAKNGGDREAALAAHMAVCRRFNDFGRTHPVLFQADAVIDIVRKLSGPGSPTPRSPVKSSAGAGVDAMKADVGCMALVADVRNDQVVMN from the coding sequence ATGGCACCCAATGGAGAAGCACCAGTTATGGGAGCAGTGGCGCCGCTCTTCGCGACGATCATCGGCAGCTTCGGCAACGGCGATCACAAGCGGCAGAGGACCCCGTCGTCTCAGGAGCTCCGCAGGTATGTTGCTGGCCACATGGAGGTCGAGCTGCCTAATTCCGACGGCGGCcacaatggcggcggcggcgacgacctCCGGGGCGCCACGCGCTCGCCGGAGGTGGAGGACGCCGAGTGCGAGTGCTGCGGCATGTCGGAGGAGTGCACCCCGGCGTACATTGACGTGGTCCGGCGCCGCTTCTCGGGGCGGTGGGTGTGCGGGCTGTGCGCCGAGGCCGTGGCCGAGGAGGCCGCCAAGAACGGCGGCGACAGGGAGGCCGCACTCGCGGCGCACATGGCCGTGTGCCGGCGGTTCAATGACTTCGGGAGGACGCACCCCGTGCTCTTCCAGGCCGACGCCGTGATTGACATCGTGAGGAAGCTCTCCGGGCCCGGGTCACCAACACCAAGGTCGCCGGTCAAGTctagcgccggcgccggggtgGATGCCATGAAAGCCGATGTCGGCTGCATGGCGCTCGTCGCCGACGTACGCAACGATCAGGTGGTGATGAACTAG
- the LOC133920642 gene encoding uncharacterized protein LOC133920642: MAGKQQQQQQQGVAVAEPGAARRLWRVVRAVLYVLRRGLPSGRKLAMDLHLLLHRGKIAGKALGDLLAFHHHHGSHGRRGAAFSAAGDGGSSSFSCRALDPSLAVHEPSRRSREVEFSCSNTPSSDAGGGLHLLGAGKRRGRNRHHRDETNGYLHYYNYDAADVARVFEMLNDDGYRLFNDDEPPATTATYYTTPSPAQLLWAFARSPAVTSRQLRITDSPFQAAAAARDADGAQVDRQADEFIRRFYEQLRAQKSAASTPDYYGHATPSSYASGRAPRPVAAGIA; the protein is encoded by the coding sequence ATGGCggggaagcagcagcagcagcagcagcagggcgtGGCGGTCGCGGAGccgggcgcggcgcggcggctgTGGCGCGTGGTGCGCGCGGTGCTCTACGTGCTGCGCCGGGGCCTGCCGTCCGGGCGCAAGCTCGCCATggacctccacctcctcctccaccgaggCAAGATCGCCGGGAAGGCactcggcgacctcctcgccttccaccaccaccatggcaGCCACGGTCGTCGTGGCGCCGCCTTCTCCGCCGCGGGGGACGGCGGGTCCTCGTCCTtctcgtgccgcgcgctcgacCCGAGCCTCGCGGTCCACGAGCCCTCGCGCCGCAGCCGCGAGGTCGAGTTCAGCTGCAGCAACACCCCCTCCTCAGACGCTGGCGGTGGCCTCCACCTCCTCGGCGCCGGCAAGCGCCGCGGCCGCAACCGCCACCACCGCGACGAGACCAACGGCTACCTGCACTACTACAACTACGACGCGGCCGACGTGGCCAGGGTGTTCGAAATGCTCAACGACGACGGCTACCGCCTCTTCAACGACGACGAGCCCCCGGCGACGACGGCCACCTACTACACGACGCCGTCCCCCGCGCAGCTGCTGTGGGCGTTCGCGCGCAGCCCCGCCGTTACCAGCAGGCAGCTGCGCATCACCGACTCGCCGTTCcaggcggccgcggcggccagGGACGCCGACGGCGCGCAGGTGGACCGGCAGGCCGACGAATTCATCCGGCGATTCTACGAGCAGCTGCGCGCGCAGAAGAGCGCCGCCTCCACACCGGACTACTACGGCCACGCCACCCCCAGCTCGTACGCCAGCGGGCGCGCGCCGCGGCCCGTCGCGGCTGGCATCGCTTAG